One Oharaeibacter diazotrophicus DNA window includes the following coding sequences:
- the cas3g gene encoding type I-G CRISPR-associated helicase/endonuclease Cas3g, translating into MDADDVGSAFAALTSDGADAAGPARMPYPWQIRLYERFLAGRLPDRLDIPTGLGKSSVMALWLIARARGAPVPRRLVYVVDRRAIVDQATELATRIALALGSESTIAAGLRAGLGLGPGATLAVSTLRGRFADNRLWLEDPTRPAIVVGTVDMIGSRLLFQGYGVGQRARSVHAGLIAQDTLVVLDEAHLSPAFARLLAAAADLGPVAGATLPPRLTVMALSATAATTGGAPFALDATDRADDRVRRRLAAPKPITLLADDGLGALDAELASRAWDAADEGRAAVRVVVYCDRRDAARKVHAALEKRIAALKKAGGAADLVLMTGERRVKEREALADHPAMRRFRDGIRTDGAAGPAFLVATSAGEVGVDLDADAMVSDLVAHERMIQRLGRVNRRGEAASAPVVVVAPPGEAKSPDDVETRRRRLAALLALPALPDGTLDGSIEGVRLLAERAEADPAVAAVIAAATTPDPLAPPLTTALLEAWSLTGLKRHTGRPDAIDPWLRGWVDDEPQMRVAWRRHLPWPAESADADAALLDRATDFFEAAPIHPSETLEAPVLRVVQTLQKRLVGGFQRPRTAGDADAAPTGRGLRPGVLFVLADDGEAVDGRRADELARALATPRELEKLKRAWVGRTLVLDAALGGLDGAGLLTEAAPDAPVPTIDGDLPRDDDASGWTAAERADVGFTVAVRPAAAETARATAFRLLLGDEDATDREALVVELRPADLAARADAALASRAQSLVDHTAMIVEEAERLSSVLDLDEPHRRMLAAAARLHDRGKDVDAWQDAMGAPKAGRPFAKTVNPRFLGDLGGYRHEFGSLVEALDDDELAALQDDLRDLALHLVAAHHGHARPTIRAVLPSPRRAGPGKPARRSLPPSMLQPVAMEAALRFARLQRRWGPWGLAWWEAVFRAADWAASRRNERRGTDGETA; encoded by the coding sequence ATGGACGCGGACGACGTCGGCTCCGCTTTCGCGGCCCTGACCTCGGACGGCGCGGACGCGGCCGGACCGGCCCGGATGCCCTATCCCTGGCAGATCCGGCTCTACGAGCGGTTCCTCGCGGGCCGCCTCCCCGATCGCCTGGACATACCGACCGGTCTCGGCAAGTCGTCGGTGATGGCGCTCTGGCTCATCGCCCGCGCCCGCGGCGCGCCGGTGCCGCGCCGGCTCGTCTACGTGGTCGACCGGCGCGCGATCGTCGATCAGGCGACCGAGCTGGCGACGCGCATCGCCCTGGCGCTCGGGTCCGAATCGACGATCGCCGCCGGCTTGCGCGCCGGCCTCGGGCTCGGCCCCGGCGCGACCCTCGCCGTCTCGACCCTGCGCGGCCGCTTCGCCGACAACAGGCTCTGGCTGGAGGATCCCACCCGGCCCGCGATCGTCGTCGGCACGGTCGACATGATCGGCTCGCGGCTGCTGTTCCAGGGCTACGGCGTCGGACAGCGGGCGCGGTCGGTGCACGCGGGGCTGATCGCGCAGGACACGCTCGTCGTGCTCGACGAGGCCCATCTCTCCCCGGCCTTCGCCCGCCTGCTCGCCGCGGCGGCGGATCTCGGACCGGTCGCCGGCGCCACCCTGCCGCCTCGGCTGACGGTGATGGCGCTGTCCGCGACCGCCGCGACGACGGGAGGGGCTCCCTTCGCGCTCGACGCGACCGACCGGGCCGACGACCGTGTCCGCCGGCGCCTCGCCGCTCCGAAGCCGATCACGCTTCTCGCGGACGACGGTCTCGGCGCACTCGACGCGGAACTGGCCTCGCGCGCGTGGGACGCGGCGGACGAAGGACGCGCCGCCGTCCGCGTCGTCGTCTACTGCGATCGTCGCGACGCCGCCCGCAAGGTGCACGCGGCGCTCGAGAAACGGATCGCCGCGCTGAAGAAGGCGGGCGGGGCGGCGGATCTCGTGCTGATGACCGGCGAGCGGCGCGTGAAGGAACGCGAGGCGTTGGCGGACCATCCGGCGATGCGCCGGTTCCGCGACGGCATCCGGACGGACGGCGCCGCCGGCCCGGCCTTCCTGGTCGCGACCTCGGCCGGCGAGGTCGGTGTCGACCTCGATGCCGACGCCATGGTCTCCGACCTCGTCGCCCACGAGCGGATGATCCAGCGCCTCGGCCGGGTCAACCGGCGTGGCGAGGCGGCGTCGGCGCCGGTCGTCGTGGTCGCGCCGCCGGGCGAGGCGAAGAGCCCGGACGACGTGGAGACGAGGCGCCGCCGCCTCGCCGCCCTCCTGGCGCTGCCCGCGCTGCCCGACGGCACGCTCGACGGCAGCATCGAGGGCGTCCGACTGCTCGCCGAGCGCGCCGAGGCCGATCCGGCCGTCGCGGCGGTCATCGCGGCGGCGACCACGCCGGACCCGCTCGCGCCGCCGTTGACCACGGCGCTCCTGGAGGCGTGGTCGCTCACCGGCTTGAAACGGCACACCGGCCGGCCGGACGCGATCGATCCCTGGCTGCGCGGCTGGGTCGACGACGAACCGCAGATGCGCGTCGCCTGGAGGCGCCATCTGCCGTGGCCGGCGGAGAGCGCGGACGCCGACGCGGCGCTGCTCGATCGGGCGACGGACTTCTTCGAGGCCGCCCCGATCCATCCGTCCGAGACGCTCGAGGCGCCGGTCCTTCGGGTGGTGCAGACCCTCCAGAAGCGCCTCGTCGGCGGTTTCCAACGGCCGCGGACGGCCGGGGACGCCGACGCCGCACCGACGGGGCGAGGGCTCCGTCCCGGGGTCCTGTTCGTGCTCGCCGACGACGGCGAGGCGGTCGACGGCCGGCGGGCCGACGAACTCGCCCGGGCTCTCGCCACCCCGCGCGAGCTCGAGAAGTTGAAGCGGGCGTGGGTCGGCCGGACGCTCGTCCTCGACGCGGCGCTCGGCGGTCTCGACGGCGCCGGCCTGCTGACGGAAGCCGCCCCCGACGCTCCGGTCCCGACGATCGACGGCGACCTGCCGCGGGACGACGACGCATCCGGCTGGACGGCGGCCGAGCGCGCCGACGTCGGCTTCACGGTGGCGGTGCGCCCGGCCGCGGCCGAGACAGCGCGCGCGACGGCTTTCCGCCTCCTGCTCGGCGACGAGGACGCGACGGACCGCGAGGCGCTCGTCGTCGAATTGCGTCCGGCGGATCTCGCCGCGCGAGCCGACGCCGCCTTGGCGAGCCGGGCCCAGAGCCTCGTCGACCACACCGCCATGATCGTCGAGGAGGCCGAACGCCTGTCGAGCGTGCTCGACCTCGACGAGCCCCATCGACGGATGCTCGCCGCCGCCGCGCGCCTGCACGACCGCGGCAAGGACGTCGACGCGTGGCAGGACGCCATGGGCGCGCCGAAGGCCGGCCGGCCCTTCGCCAAGACGGTGAACCCGCGCTTCCTCGGCGACCTCGGCGGCTATCGCCACGAATTCGGCTCGCTGGTGGAAGCCCTCGACGACGACGAACTCGCGGCCCTGCAGGACGATCTGCGCGATCTAGCCCTGCACCTCGTCGCCGCGCACCACGGCCACGCCCGGCCGACGATCCGCGCCGTGCTGCCGTCGCCGCGCCGGGCCGGCCCCGGAAAGCCGGCGCGCCGGTCGCTGCCGCCGTCGATGCTGCAGCCGGTCGCGATGGAGGCGGCGCTCCGCTTCGCCCGGCTGCAACGGCGCTGGGGCCCCTGGGGTCTCGCGTGGTGGGAGGCGGTGTTTCGGGCCGCCGACTGGGCCGCTTCGCGCCGCAACGAACGGCGCGGCACCGACGGGGAGACGGCGTGA
- a CDS encoding flavin reductase family protein, whose translation MTVPNPMTDAFREAFRRHPAGVAVITADPGERPVAMTVSSLISVAAAPPVVAFSLSTRSGSSEPLLRAETMVIHLLRFSDIDLAQLCATPGAERFGTAAPWERLPTGEPRYTAVATWFRARRLGTLPIDGATLVAAELLDGEVRPGDDPPEAHSLVYLDRRWHRLHKELEGAISLFDHSHFV comes from the coding sequence ATGACCGTTCCGAACCCCATGACCGACGCCTTCCGCGAGGCCTTCCGCCGCCACCCCGCGGGCGTCGCGGTGATCACGGCCGATCCCGGCGAACGCCCGGTGGCAATGACCGTCTCGTCGCTGATCTCGGTCGCCGCGGCACCGCCGGTGGTCGCCTTCTCGCTCTCCACCCGCTCCGGCTCGTCGGAGCCGCTGCTGCGGGCCGAGACGATGGTGATCCACCTGCTGCGCTTTTCCGACATCGACCTCGCGCAGCTCTGCGCCACCCCCGGCGCGGAGCGCTTCGGCACCGCCGCGCCCTGGGAGCGCCTGCCGACCGGCGAGCCGCGCTACACCGCCGTCGCCACCTGGTTCCGTGCCCGCCGCCTCGGCACGCTGCCGATCGACGGCGCGACGCTGGTCGCGGCCGAACTCCTCGACGGCGAGGTCCGCCCCGGCGACGACCCGCCCGAGGCCCATTCGCTCGTCTACCTCGACCGCCGCTGGCACCGCCTCCACAAGGAACTCGAAGGCGCGATCTCGCTGTTCGACCACTCGCATTTCGTTTGA
- a CDS encoding acyl-CoA dehydrogenase family protein, which yields MNKPLRHGYWGSGVDHRDLLAKIAEIGPTLEANAPADEDRGELTPDSFAALKQLRMSHALATEALGGMQLPPTQVLELLEAITWWSGSAGWVSMVHCCIGAMSAAFLPDSAVERLFAPGTDNRFSGQGAPLGMLKKVDGGYRLTGRWSYGSGFSHATYSHSAAFVDDGTGKPAKDDAGNVVVMCAHAPIEEHVQLGNWDVLGLGGTGSIDYAADDVFVPDDLVFPILTAPPQRLKELFSLGVVGLAAIGHTGWALGQGRRMLDEIAKFARSKSGRAGMLGESEKFWHDYGRAEARYRAARAFVFEVWRDIEATVETGTAVTTRQISLVHLAKSEIHEAGVEVCNFAYRAGGGASLRAGVIQRTFREMMVAANHFTIAPSVVTQAGRNIGGSWTDRVWQFYDLVEKK from the coding sequence ATGAACAAGCCGCTCAGGCACGGATACTGGGGGTCCGGCGTCGACCATCGCGATCTCCTGGCGAAGATCGCCGAGATCGGGCCGACGCTCGAGGCCAACGCCCCCGCCGACGAGGACCGCGGCGAACTCACGCCCGACAGCTTCGCCGCGCTGAAGCAGCTCAGGATGTCGCACGCCCTCGCCACCGAGGCGCTCGGCGGCATGCAGCTGCCGCCGACCCAGGTGCTGGAACTCCTCGAGGCGATCACCTGGTGGTCGGGCTCGGCCGGCTGGGTCTCGATGGTGCACTGCTGCATCGGCGCGATGTCGGCCGCCTTCCTGCCGGACAGCGCGGTCGAGCGGCTGTTCGCGCCGGGCACCGACAACCGCTTCTCCGGCCAGGGCGCCCCGCTCGGCATGCTGAAGAAGGTCGACGGCGGCTACCGCCTGACCGGCCGGTGGAGCTACGGCAGCGGCTTCAGCCACGCCACCTATTCCCACAGCGCCGCCTTCGTCGACGACGGCACCGGCAAGCCGGCCAAGGACGACGCCGGCAACGTCGTCGTCATGTGCGCCCACGCGCCGATCGAGGAACACGTCCAGCTCGGCAACTGGGACGTGCTCGGCCTCGGCGGCACCGGCAGCATCGACTATGCCGCCGACGACGTCTTCGTGCCCGACGATCTCGTCTTTCCGATCCTGACCGCCCCGCCGCAGCGGCTGAAGGAGCTGTTCAGTCTCGGCGTCGTCGGTCTCGCCGCGATCGGCCACACCGGCTGGGCGCTCGGCCAGGGCCGGCGCATGCTCGACGAGATCGCCAAGTTCGCCCGCTCCAAGTCGGGCCGCGCCGGCATGCTCGGCGAGAGCGAGAAGTTCTGGCACGACTACGGCCGCGCCGAGGCCCGCTACCGCGCCGCCCGCGCCTTCGTGTTCGAGGTCTGGCGCGACATCGAGGCGACAGTGGAGACCGGCACGGCCGTCACCACCCGTCAGATCAGCCTCGTTCACCTCGCCAAGTCGGAGATCCACGAGGCCGGCGTCGAGGTCTGCAACTTCGCCTACCGCGCCGGCGGCGGAGCGTCGCTGCGCGCCGGCGTGATCCAGCGCACCTTCCGCGAGATGATGGTGGCGGCCAACCACTTCACCATCGCCCCGTCGGTCGTCACCCAAGCCGGCCGCAACATCGGCGGCTCGTGGACCGACCGCGTCTGGCAGTTCTACGACCTCGTCGAGAAGAAGTGA
- a CDS encoding alpha/beta fold hydrolase, producing the protein MTASFETLEYDVGGVRTVVKAIGRGRPVLYLHGAATIEGFDFAEGLADRFRVLCPSHPGFGFSGPAPHVAGMADMVLHYLNLVDILALPEKPHLMGFSMGGWMASELAGLAGERFGKVVLVAPAGLNDPAHPAAALGSIQPQDFPGYLTHDVSVALRYFPDGTDPAFAEAFGADRAREGETLGRVLAPFGMGHPNLRRFLARIANPALVVWGTEDRLLPASQAPLWVEALPNARLLRVEDAGHLVLQEKPDVLRPIGDFLAD; encoded by the coding sequence ATGACTGCATCCTTCGAAACGCTCGAATACGACGTCGGCGGCGTCCGCACCGTCGTCAAGGCGATCGGCCGGGGCCGGCCGGTGCTCTACCTGCACGGCGCGGCGACGATAGAGGGCTTCGACTTCGCCGAAGGCCTCGCCGACCGCTTCCGCGTGCTCTGCCCGAGCCATCCCGGCTTCGGCTTCTCCGGCCCCGCCCCGCACGTCGCCGGCATGGCCGACATGGTGCTGCACTACCTGAACCTCGTCGACATCCTCGCTTTGCCCGAGAAGCCCCACCTGATGGGCTTCTCCATGGGCGGCTGGATGGCGAGCGAACTCGCCGGCCTCGCCGGCGAACGCTTCGGCAAGGTGGTGCTGGTGGCCCCGGCCGGCCTGAACGATCCGGCGCATCCGGCCGCGGCCCTCGGTTCGATCCAGCCGCAGGATTTCCCCGGCTATCTCACCCACGACGTCTCCGTCGCGCTGCGCTACTTCCCCGACGGTACCGACCCGGCCTTCGCCGAGGCTTTCGGCGCCGACCGCGCCCGCGAGGGAGAGACGCTCGGCCGCGTGCTCGCGCCCTTCGGCATGGGGCACCCGAACCTCCGGCGCTTCCTCGCCCGCATCGCCAATCCTGCGCTCGTCGTCTGGGGCACCGAGGACCGGCTGCTGCCGGCCTCCCAGGCGCCGCTCTGGGTCGAGGCCCTGCCAAACGCCCGGCTGCTCCGCGTGGAGGACGCGGGTCACCTGGTCCTGCAGGAGAAGCCGGACGTGCTCCGGCCGATCGGCGACTTCCTCGCCGACTGA
- a CDS encoding zinc-dependent alcohol dehydrogenase: MRAAIFDTVGRPLRIGDVPEPRPGADEVVLRVSACGICGSDLHITEDPAPFGIGAGFVLGHEFAGEIVETGTDVGDLAVGDRVAVVPMRGCGRCAACRRGDPGRCPEMTLIGGGYAEHVAVAARQCVRLPDGVDTADGALAEPLAVALHCIVRSGMKPGDRVAILGAGPIGLLVAFWARRMGAAAVVVADLHDHQCDRALALGATAFAISDGRLAERLADACGGAPDIVFECVGKRGLIAAAVGAVRLQGTVVGVGLCIGGDEWDPFVALSKEVNLLFSVFFHQGNEFAVALDALAATPFRPQALVTDTIGLGQVPQVFEGLRRRTTQCKVLIRPDLDRGDATT, from the coding sequence ATGAGAGCGGCCATCTTCGACACCGTCGGGCGCCCCTTGCGGATCGGCGACGTGCCGGAACCGCGCCCCGGCGCGGACGAGGTGGTGCTGCGCGTTTCGGCCTGCGGCATCTGCGGCAGCGACCTGCACATCACCGAGGATCCCGCACCCTTCGGCATCGGCGCGGGCTTCGTGCTCGGCCACGAGTTCGCCGGCGAGATCGTCGAGACCGGCACGGACGTCGGCGACCTCGCCGTCGGCGATCGCGTCGCCGTGGTGCCGATGCGCGGCTGCGGCCGCTGCGCGGCGTGCCGGCGTGGCGATCCCGGCCGCTGCCCCGAGATGACGCTGATCGGCGGCGGCTATGCGGAACACGTCGCCGTCGCCGCCCGCCAGTGCGTGCGCCTGCCGGACGGCGTCGACACCGCCGACGGCGCGCTCGCCGAGCCGCTCGCCGTGGCGCTCCACTGCATCGTCCGCTCCGGTATGAAGCCCGGCGACCGCGTCGCGATCCTCGGCGCCGGGCCGATCGGCCTGCTGGTCGCCTTCTGGGCGCGCCGGATGGGCGCGGCGGCGGTCGTCGTCGCCGACCTCCACGATCACCAGTGCGACCGCGCGCTGGCGCTCGGCGCCACCGCCTTCGCGATCTCCGACGGACGGCTCGCCGAACGGCTCGCGGACGCCTGCGGCGGCGCCCCGGACATCGTGTTCGAGTGCGTCGGCAAGCGCGGCCTGATCGCGGCGGCGGTCGGCGCGGTGCGGCTGCAGGGCACCGTGGTCGGCGTCGGCCTCTGCATCGGCGGCGACGAGTGGGATCCCTTCGTCGCGCTGTCGAAGGAGGTGAACCTGCTGTTCTCCGTGTTCTTCCACCAGGGCAACGAATTCGCCGTGGCGCTCGACGCGCTCGCCGCCACGCCGTTCCGGCCGCAGGCGCTCGTCACCGACACCATCGGCCTCGGCCAGGTGCCGCAGGTCTTCGAGGGCCTCAGGCGCCGCACCACCCAGTGCAAGGTTCTGATCCGACCCGATCTCGATCGAGGAGACGCGACGACATGA
- a CDS encoding branched-chain amino acid ABC transporter permease: MTAVPFADTAAPEVMVRRQTPSGRIATAVAVAALVALVAMPWWASTGTIRMVLELCCYVAVAQMWNLLAGYAGLVSVGQQAFMGAAGYALFVLAQTFGMNPFLAIFVGLLVPAILAVPTYLLLHRLDGPYFSIGTWVVAEVFRLVSTNLPLVNSGAGMSLRVMKDYSAFERNVAMALLCAVMLLVTVGGSYWLLRSRYGLALVAMRDNMVAAASQGVDVGRLRFLVYVAAAVGCGLVGAVYFMAQLRITPGSAFDPMWANVAIFIVMIGGIGSIEGVLIGALIFFVADRWFGEYGAAYFVVLGLMTLAVALFAPKGIWGLISRRFDAPWFPIGRRLVIPERRNGDQVP, from the coding sequence ATGACCGCCGTCCCCTTCGCCGACACCGCCGCGCCCGAGGTCATGGTCCGCCGCCAGACCCCCTCCGGCCGGATCGCCACGGCGGTCGCCGTCGCGGCGCTGGTCGCGCTCGTCGCGATGCCGTGGTGGGCCTCGACCGGCACCATCCGCATGGTGCTGGAGCTCTGCTGCTACGTCGCGGTGGCGCAGATGTGGAACCTGCTCGCCGGCTACGCCGGCCTCGTCTCGGTCGGCCAGCAGGCCTTCATGGGCGCCGCCGGCTACGCGCTGTTCGTGCTCGCCCAGACCTTCGGCATGAACCCGTTCCTGGCGATCTTCGTCGGCCTCTTGGTACCCGCGATCCTGGCGGTGCCGACCTATCTGCTGCTGCACCGGCTCGACGGACCCTATTTCTCGATCGGCACCTGGGTGGTCGCCGAGGTGTTCCGCCTCGTCTCGACCAACCTGCCGCTGGTGAATTCCGGGGCCGGCATGTCGCTGCGCGTGATGAAGGACTACTCGGCCTTCGAGCGCAACGTCGCCATGGCGCTGCTCTGCGCCGTCATGCTGCTGGTCACCGTCGGTGGCAGCTACTGGCTGTTGCGCTCGCGCTACGGCCTCGCCCTCGTCGCCATGCGCGACAACATGGTGGCCGCGGCGAGCCAGGGCGTCGACGTCGGCCGACTGCGCTTCCTGGTCTACGTCGCCGCCGCGGTCGGCTGCGGCCTCGTCGGCGCGGTCTACTTCATGGCGCAGCTGCGGATCACCCCGGGCTCGGCCTTCGACCCGATGTGGGCCAACGTCGCGATCTTCATCGTGATGATCGGCGGCATCGGCTCGATCGAGGGCGTGCTGATCGGCGCCCTGATCTTCTTCGTCGCCGACCGCTGGTTCGGCGAATACGGCGCCGCCTATTTCGTCGTCCTCGGCCTGATGACCCTCGCCGTCGCGCTGTTCGCGCCGAAGGGCATCTGGGGCCTGATCTCCCGCCGCTTCGACGCGCCGTGGTTCCCGATCGGCCGCCGCCTCGTCATCCCAGAACGCCGAAACGGAGACCAAGTCCCATGA
- a CDS encoding branched-chain amino acid ABC transporter permease — protein sequence MQWLDALVQGILLGGMYAQYALGMALMFGVMRIVNISHGDLVILLSLIGISLAGAYGLGPLPVLVALVPLAVAMGWVLQKLVLNRVVGNDPLPSLIATFGLSIALQNLMLQIWSANSRSLPGEGLESRSIEIGGIYIGLLPVIVLAVATGLTFGLDRLLKRTRFGRALRAASADVEAAAMTGIDPKAVYALATATAVGILGFAAVFQALRSTVAPADGPAQLIYAFEAVIIGGMGSVWGAFAGSMVLGISQAIGFRIDPGFGVLAGHVVFLLVLATRPQGLFGRA from the coding sequence ATGCAATGGCTTGACGCCCTCGTCCAGGGCATCCTTCTCGGCGGCATGTACGCCCAATATGCGCTCGGCATGGCGCTGATGTTCGGCGTGATGCGCATCGTCAACATCAGCCACGGCGACCTCGTCATCCTGTTGTCGCTGATCGGCATCTCGCTCGCCGGCGCTTACGGTCTCGGCCCGCTGCCGGTGCTGGTGGCGCTGGTGCCGCTGGCGGTGGCGATGGGTTGGGTGCTGCAGAAGCTCGTGCTCAATCGCGTGGTCGGCAACGACCCGCTGCCCTCGCTGATCGCCACCTTCGGCCTCTCGATCGCGCTGCAGAACCTGATGCTGCAGATCTGGTCGGCCAACAGCCGGTCGCTGCCGGGCGAAGGGCTCGAGAGCCGGTCGATCGAGATCGGCGGCATCTACATCGGCCTGCTGCCGGTGATCGTGCTGGCGGTGGCGACCGGCCTCACCTTCGGGCTCGATCGCCTCCTGAAGCGCACCCGCTTCGGCCGGGCGCTGCGCGCCGCCTCCGCCGACGTCGAGGCCGCCGCCATGACCGGCATCGACCCGAAGGCGGTCTACGCGCTCGCCACCGCAACCGCGGTCGGCATCCTCGGCTTCGCCGCGGTGTTCCAGGCGCTGCGCTCGACCGTGGCGCCGGCCGACGGCCCGGCCCAGCTGATCTACGCCTTCGAGGCGGTGATCATCGGCGGCATGGGCTCGGTCTGGGGTGCCTTCGCCGGTTCGATGGTGCTCGGCATCTCCCAGGCGATCGGCTTCCGCATCGACCCCGGCTTCGGTGTCCTCGCCGGCCACGTCGTCTTCCTCCTCGTGCTGGCGACCCGCCCGCAGGGTCTGTTCGGAAGGGCCTGA
- a CDS encoding ABC transporter ATP-binding protein gives MTAVLSTHGLVARYGDFQALYGVDTELHAGESVALIGANGAGKSTFLRAIMGLLPVGRDMVRLDGAPVGGTRPNEMVGKGVAIVPEGRRLFTGMSVEDNLRVAIDRAGRAGARGGWTLARLHRLFPILAEKTKVPVQSLSGGQQQMVAIGRALLCQPRVLLCDEISLGLAPKVIREIYAALPEIRAEGTAMIVVEQDVGLAQSASDRLYCMLEGRVTLTGRSAEITREAIGEAYFGVRHAMA, from the coding sequence ATGACGGCGGTCCTTTCCACCCACGGCCTCGTCGCCCGCTACGGCGACTTCCAGGCACTCTACGGCGTCGATACAGAGCTCCACGCCGGGGAGTCCGTCGCCCTGATCGGGGCCAACGGCGCCGGCAAGTCGACGTTCCTGCGCGCGATCATGGGGCTGCTGCCGGTCGGCCGCGACATGGTCCGCCTCGACGGCGCGCCGGTCGGCGGCACCCGGCCCAACGAGATGGTCGGCAAGGGTGTCGCCATCGTGCCGGAGGGGCGGCGGCTCTTCACCGGTATGTCGGTGGAGGACAACCTGCGCGTTGCCATCGACCGGGCCGGCCGCGCCGGCGCCCGCGGCGGCTGGACGCTCGCCCGCCTGCACCGGCTGTTCCCGATCCTCGCGGAGAAGACGAAGGTGCCGGTGCAGAGCCTCTCCGGCGGCCAGCAGCAGATGGTGGCGATCGGCCGGGCGCTGCTCTGCCAGCCCCGCGTCCTGCTCTGCGACGAGATCAGCCTCGGCCTCGCGCCCAAGGTGATCCGCGAGATCTACGCCGCGCTGCCGGAGATCCGCGCCGAGGGCACCGCGATGATCGTGGTCGAGCAGGACGTCGGCCTCGCCCAATCCGCGTCCGACCGCCTCTACTGCATGCTGGAGGGGCGCGTGACGCTCACCGGCCGATCCGCCGAGATCACCCGCGAGGCGATCGGCGAAGCCTACTTCGGAGTGCGCCATGCAATGGCTTGA
- a CDS encoding ABC transporter ATP-binding protein translates to MNDAILLAGRGVSKSFGSLRVLHEVDFDVRRGEVLGVLGPNGAGKTTLFNMISGDLRTSGGEIRLDGVALGTEPPFRRCRMGIGRTYQIPRPYAGMTTFENLLVAATFGGGRSEAASYAFCADVLRECELSAKANVSAGALTLLDRKRLELARALASDPKLLLLDEIAGGLTDEESGALVALVRRIRDRGVTIVWIEHVLHALLAVADRLMVLNFGEKIAEGLPADVIALPEVKRVYMGIEA, encoded by the coding sequence ATGAACGATGCCATCCTCCTCGCCGGCCGCGGCGTGTCGAAGTCCTTCGGCTCGCTGCGCGTCCTGCACGAGGTCGACTTCGACGTGCGCCGCGGCGAGGTGCTGGGCGTGCTCGGCCCCAACGGGGCCGGCAAGACGACGCTGTTCAACATGATCAGCGGCGACCTGCGCACGTCGGGCGGCGAGATCCGCCTCGACGGCGTCGCGCTCGGCACCGAACCGCCGTTCCGGCGCTGCCGGATGGGCATCGGGCGGACCTACCAGATCCCACGCCCCTACGCGGGCATGACCACCTTCGAGAACCTGCTGGTCGCCGCCACCTTCGGCGGCGGCCGCTCGGAGGCGGCGAGCTACGCCTTCTGCGCCGACGTCCTGCGCGAGTGCGAGCTCTCGGCCAAGGCCAACGTATCGGCCGGCGCGCTGACGCTGCTCGACCGCAAGCGGCTCGAACTCGCCCGCGCGCTCGCCTCCGACCCCAAGCTGCTGCTCCTCGACGAGATCGCCGGGGGGCTCACCGACGAGGAGTCCGGGGCGCTGGTGGCGCTCGTCCGGCGCATCCGCGACCGCGGCGTCACCATCGTCTGGATCGAGCACGTGCTGCACGCCCTGCTCGCGGTCGCCGACCGGCTGATGGTGCTGAACTTCGGCGAGAAGATCGCCGAGGGCCTGCCGGCCGACGTGATCGCCCTGCCCGAGGTCAAGCGCGTCTACATGGGAATCGAGGCATGA